GAAACATCATCAATAATGTTAAATCTGAAAAACTGGATTTTAAAATTGCTCTAAATTCCCCGTCAGAGTCTATATTAAAATGTGTAACAGATTTATTGACAAGTTTAGGATGCTCTATAGAAAAAGTAAATATTGATATTGGTTATGGAAATAAAGAAGTAAATTCAAAGAACAGGGAATACTTTGCTAAAATGGTCAGCATGGGGGATTTTGATTTGGGTGTTTCCATTGAGGAGACATCGGAAAAGATGATGCTGGTGGACAATAGAGGTCGGATTGTGACAGATGATATGTTTACTGCCCTTATTTCACTTATTATGTTCCGCACCGTTGAAGGGGGGACGGTGGTGGTACCGGTTTCAACCAGCCATGTGATTGAACAGCTGGCAGATGCAAACAATGGAAAAGTAATAAGAACAAAAACCTCTCACCAGGATTTAATGAATAAGATTTTAACAATTGATGTAAAAGAACAGGTATATGATCAGTTTATACTCAATTTTGATGCTATAGCCGGGATTGTAAAAATATTGGACTTTATGAAAATAAACAATTACAGCTTGTCTGATTTAGTGGAAATGATACCGGATATTCATATATATGAAAAAGAAGTTGAGTGCTCATGGAATGACAAAGGAAAGGTTATCCGCCAGATAATACAGGAAAATGAAAGTGAAAGCATAGAGACTTTAGAAGGTGTAAAAATATTCAAAGACGGGGGATGGGTTTTGGTTCTACCTGATGCAGAACAGCCTGTCTGCAGGATAAAAAGCGAAAGTTTTTCCGCTGAATTTGCAGAAGAACTCACCAATACATTTGTAAATAAAGTAAGGGAAATAAGTAAAAGCTGACAGGTGGTAGCACAAAAAACATAAAAAAGCCAGATAGAAAACAGCCAGAAAAAATAGCTGGATTATACATTTAAATAAATGTAAATTCAAACAGGATGAAAATTGATATAATTTAAATTTTCATCCTGTTTTTTTAACATCTTGCCAGTGTCTAGTTAAAAAAGTATAATTAAGCTAGTGTTTTACTGTATAAAAACTATTTTTAAAAATTTATTAACTAACTTGAAATAAGGTTATTTTGGTGTAAGATTATTATAACAGGATATTTAAATAAGATAATAAAAAATTGAAAAGGGAAGTATTAATATGGGAAAAAGCGATAAAAGAAACATATTGTTATTTGTATTTATGGTTTTAGGCTTTTTACTGGCATTGCAATTTAGAAGTGTAATGAGCAATACTTCTAAGGATGCAGTTTCAACTGCCCAGACCATTGAATCTTTAAAGAAAGAGCTAGAACGGGAAAAGACTATTGGAGAAATTTTAAAGAAAGAATTGGAAGAAAGTATAGTAGAGAGAGATACAATACTTAGAAATATAGTGGAAGAGAGGGGCAGTGAGGATATTAATGAAGAGTGGGAAAGGGCAAGGATTTTAGCAGGTCTTACGGAAGTGGTAGGAGACGGTGTTGTTATAACTTTAAATGATGCAAGTGAGGTAGTAAGTGGCGTAAGTGACCCTCTTTTGCATGACTCCAGTTTGTATGAAGTACTAAATGAAATAAAAAAAGCACAACCTGTTGCTATATCTGTAAACGGTGAAAGAATAATTTCCACCACTGAAATAGTTTGTGCAGGACCTACCACAAGAATTAATAGAAACAGGTATGCTGTGCCTTATGAAATAAAAGTTATTGGGGATTCCAAGAAAATCCGTGAGGTTTTCTTAAACAGTTCTATAGTGGTATTTGAATTTATCCCAAATAACATAAGGTTTCAGATAAAGGAAGAAAAAGATATTGTTATACCAAAGTACAGCGGCAGGATTGATGTTTTAACCAATGCTGTGGAGGTTGTTGAAGAATGAAAAATGTTGTGAGAATTATTACCATGACCCTTGTGTGTTTCTCAATAGGAATAATGATATCCTGGCAGTACAAAAGCATTGCCAATAATAACCAGTTATTAGTTTTTCAGAGAACAAGTATTGAAGCTTTGCAAGAGGAGCTTATAGAGCAGCAGAGAGTGAATGAAGAGTTAGAGGAAAGACTCAAGGAGGTAAATAAGGAGATAGAGTATTATTCCTATGCCATGGATGATATGGGAAAAATAGATAGGACAATAAAAAAGGAAATGAGAGAAGCACAGATTTTAGCCGGGTTAGTTGATGTAAAAGGCAAAGGAGTTGAAATTGTTATAGATTCTATTTATGGGAAAGTATTCGAGGTGGATATTTTAAACATTATTAACCAGCTTAGGGCTTGGGAAGCACAGGCAATATCGGTAAACGGGGAAAGGGTTACAGCTTTGACGGAGTTTGAACTGACAGAAGGAGACAGGTATAAGATAAACGGAATGTATTACACAATTCCCTATGTTATTAAAGCTGTTTTACCTCCTGAAAATATAGATTATTTAGTTTATATGATAAAAAATATAGCTGAAAAGGAAATGTATTTTGAAGTAAAAATTGAAGTAAAAGAGGAGATAATTATCCCTAAAATTAAAGATGAAGGGTCTTTATTAAAATATGTTTATTAGTACAATAAAGCGCTAATAGAAACAATTAAATTGAAAACATTAAATAAGAAAATATAAGAAAATTCAAATAAAAATTATAAAAAATATAAATAAAAAATGCAAACAGCAAAAACAGGATAGCAAGAGGAAATTGGAGGCTTAATATGAAAAGAGTTGCCAGAAGTATATCTTTAACTATAGTGTGCTTAATATTAGGGACCATGTTGTCCTGGCAGTATAAAAGCATTAGCAGCAGCAAAGCTTCTACAGCCATTCAAAATGAAAGGCTTGAAGACGTAAGAAGCCAGCTTATTGAGGAGAGAAAAATAAATGAAGGTTTGAGAAACAGGAATGAAGAGTTGCAAGCCCAGCTTTCTGAATATAAAGAGGCTATAGACGATATTGAAAAATTAGAACAGACCATTATAAGGGAAAAGGAAAGGGCAGAACTCATTGCAGGATTGGTGGATGTAAAAGGAGCCGGGGTTGTTGTGACAATTGATGGTGACGTTAGTGTTTGGGCAAGGCGTCCGGGAGGGCTTATTGACTTAATAAATGAGTTAAAGGCAGCCGAAGCCCAGGCTATATCCATCCAGGATGAAAGAATTGTTGCCATGACTGAAATAAAGATAATAGATATAAGTGAAATACACAACGTAAATAAGTGGATTATAAATGGCAGGAATTTTAGTCCGCCATTTACCATAAAAGCCATTGGGGATCCTGATAAGCTTGATAATTCCCTGCATATGATAGGTGGGATTTTGGAGGTGTTAAGAAGGAGCGGATATAGAATCAGTGTTGAAAAGAAAGATGAAATTATTATCCCGGCTGTAAGGGATGACGGTTCGGTTTTAAAGTATAATTTATTAAAACCTGTAGAAGAATAATTTGTTTTAAAGTATAATTATAACCATAATTAAAAAAATATAATTTAAAGGGGAGAACAAAATGTTAAAAAAGAAGTATTATTTAATTTTAGTGATTTCCGTATTATTGCTGTGTGGATGCAGTAAAAATATTGAAAAAAAAGATAAGGAACATTCTGCTGCAAAAGAAAATCAAACTATAGTTAATGAAACTTTATTCAGTATTTTTAATCCCTATGCACCTGATTCTAAATATGGCTACATAAATAAAAAGGGAGAGGTTATTGTAGAAGAACAATATGATTTGGCCGGGGAATTTAAAGAAGGTTTGGCGCCGGTGAGAAAAGGCGGAAAAACCATATATATAGATGCATCAGGCAGGGAAGTATTTGAATTGGACAAAAAGTATACAGGGTATGCTTTTTCTGAAGGAATGGCTCCTGTATATGACGGAGAGAACAATAAATATGGATATATAGACATTAACGGGAAAGTAGTAATTGACTCTTCTTATGACCATGCCTTTGGATTTTCTGAGGACTTAGCCCCGGTTATAATAGACGGCAATTACGGTTATATTGACAAGAAGGGTAATATGGTTATAAATCCTGCTTTTGTGTTTGCCGAAGGCTTTTCAGAAGGTTTGGCAGCAGTAACTGTAAATAAGAACGGCGAGGAGCAGGGAGGCTATATTAATACAAAAGGGAAATTTGTAATTGAGCCTGAATATGAAATGGTTTTTAGTTTTTCGGAAGGTTTGGCATGTGTAAAAAGCAATGGAAAATTTGGATATATTGACAAAGAAGGAAAGTTTGCAATTGAGCCTGAATATGAGTATGCACTTTCATTTAGTGAGGGCTTAGCAGGAGTTTTTGTTGAAGGAAAGTTTGGATATATAGATAAAGACGGGAATTTTGCAATAGAACCTGTCTTTTATGACGGTCTTGAGTTTTCGGAAGGATTATCACTGGTCAAAATAAATGATGAGGATTTGGGATGGGGATATATTAACAAAGAAGGAAAAGTGGTAATAGAGCCTGGTTTTGAACATCAAAAAGCTGCTCATTATGTGACTTCCGGGAATTTTTCCAACGGTCTTGCAAAAGTCAAAGGTGATGGTTTGGATTGGGGATACATAAATAAAGACGGGGAATATGTCTGGAGTACAAAAGTGAATTCCGGTGATGTAAAAAGAACCTTTGAAAATAAAACCCTTGAATATAAAAATTATATAAGTTCCCTTTCTAAAAAGGACTATAATTCTGTCAGTAAAGCCTTTGAAAAATTCAAAGAGCTTGCATCTGAAGACAAACTTGAAAATGATGCAATGTTTAAAAGTTTTTACCGGTTATACCAAGAGGTAAATTATGAAATTTTTGATACTTTTAGCAGCGGAGGATATATAGAAGAAGAGGATTTAAAGCGGAATGGATTTGTTTCTTTATCTTTTGAGGAAGGAAAATATATTTTCAGCCACCCCGATTATTTAAAAGATAATTTTACACAATATGTGTCGGAAGAAATAAAAGAATTTATTCTTCTTGATAGTAAGGATAAGAATATAAGAGGGGGTTTTTTGGTAACGGATGCGTTGTTGTCTATAGGAAGGGATGAATTATGTGATCTTATAATTGACTGGGAGAACTACCTGAAGAAATATCCTAATGTTGACTGGATAGGTGAGATGGTAAATAAAAATATTGATTTTTACATTTATCTATATACCAGTATAGATTTGATGAGTTTTTCAGATATGCGCGGCGAAACGGACAGGGCTGAAGATATTCTTCGAAGTTATGAAAGATTTCTGGATAATTACCCTAATTCAAGATACTACCAGCTCATAAAAGAATATTATAGAGTATTAAAAAGGAATGGGGTAAAAAGTACGGAAGAAACTAGAGAAATACTTACAAAATTTAACATAATCAGTAATGATGAAAGTGATGAAGGGGAAAAAACCGGTACAAGAGATGAAGAATCATTAAGGGCGGTAGAAAATTTTATTTCAGCTTTAAAAAATAAAAATGTAAGTGAAATAAAAGACAATATCTCATCCTCAGGAATTATAGTTATAAGGAATTTTTCTTCCGGTTTTGGGAACAGGGGTAAAGATGTAAGAAATAAATATTTATTTGCTGAAATCCCTGATAATTTTCAATTTGAAGTGGCTGATGAAACTCCTATAGACTTGTGTTATTTATTTCAAAAGGCCGCTGAATACGGATTAGATGAAATTCCTGTATTAAATTTGGATGAATTCAGCTTTTTTAAAGATTCAGATGTTTTTGATCTTCAGGAAATTTCAACATATAATCTTATAGATAAGTGTAGTATGCTGCCTAATTCTTTGGATGGTACTCCTCAGATATTTGTTATTGGTTCTAAAAAAATAGTTCTTGCAGAAACATATTCGGAATTTGACGGTACATGGGCTATTTTTGAAAATGAAGGCGGTAAATATTATTTAAAAATTGTTTTGAATATAAGGTAATAAAAAATGATGAAGATATAAAATTCTTTAATTTATTCATTATGTTATTAAGTTAAGTTAAGTTAATTTAAGAACTAAGTTCTTTATTCCAGTAATTACAAATCAATACTTATGGGCAAAACATTATTAGTATTTTTGTCCATGGGTATTGAGTATAAATAATCCAATTCTAAAACCAAATAACTACTACTAGACCTCTACAGTTCGGAAGTTTCATTCTAAAATATGGTGCTAATGTAGAGATTAAATTTTGCAAATCAGTTTTTGGCAAAAACTTCACTTCACTCCTTTCAATGTATATAATCTCAAGCAGAATCTTTGAGTTTAGAGGTTGCTTTTTTGTTATAAAGCTTTTTTGCTAAAGAAGGATTCCTATGTTCAATAGTTGCTTGTAAAATTAAACCCATAATTTTTTTCAACATTATAACAATACAGCACAATGTAACTCTTGCAGCATACGCTTCTAAAGTTCGAAGCCTTAAATTGGACATACCTGTCCATTCTTTACCATAACCATTAGTTCTCTCAGATGATGTCCTCAATGCCTTTATCTTTTTATACTTCTTTGTGCCCCTTGGAATTTCAAGTATTAATCGAGGCAGTTCCTTTATTGTCATCCATTTTGTATACCCACACTTGTTTTTTCTATAACTACATTTACAAAGTTTGTCTAAATCCTTACTTTTCAAACACTGCTTATTACATGTGTTCTTTAATGCATTTCTAGAAGAATCAAATCCATTAGGTGTACATACTCTGCCGCAGGGAGCATATGGATAACCATTTTGGTTATATCCTCTTTTTTTCATGCTTTTCTCATCAAGCTTTTCACGTCTTTTGTTGTAGTCTATTATAGGTTTTCCATTGCCATTGCGTATATATGAATATACATACTCGTAATCATAGCCACTGTCTAACACTTGATACTCTGTTTTAAAGCTTACATGCCTTTTAAGCTCTTGATGCAGGTTAACAAATGTTTGTGCCTCACTGATATTTCCCGAACCTGTTATTACTGCAACTGGTATTTCAAGATTAAATTCAGCTTCTATACTTGTAATTATTACCGCCTTATATCCAAATACTTTTTCTGTCTTGCTTGGATTATCTTTACTACGCCTATATCCTATTCTTGCAGATACATCTTTACATGATTTGGGACATTTAAATATCAATTTTTCATTTTGATCAAGTCTAATAGCACAGGATATTACTTCAAGACTATATCCATCAGGTGATTTGAAACTTTCTCCAAATATACTGCGAAGATATTTACTGTGTGCTTTAAATTCAGATATAGTTCCTTTAATAACACGGAGCTTTATTATTGAAAAAGTCCCTATATTTTCTATTAATGCATCCTTGTCTTTTTTCTTAACCATTTCAATTATTTTTTGTATTATTTCAGTTCTTGGACGCTGCATTTTCATTACTGCTACAGCTGATTTTTTATCCTTTTCTTCTATCTCTTTAACTGCTCCGTTTATGCTTGTATTTACGTCATCAACTATACTTTCAGGACAAGAAATACATTTACAGCAGTCTTCCATATAATTACACCCTCTGTATCTTGCAAATGCTTTTAACAGAGTTCCGTCAGTGCAGAGTATTTTACCTGATATGATTTCTACCATTGTAAATATCTGTACTAAAAAATTCATTATATCCTTGAATTTTTCTTCTCCCAACCTGTCTCTAAAGTTGTGAAGAGTGGCATCAGTTGGAACATTTTCAGCATCAATGCCTGTATAATATCTGTATTGAGCACCTTTTTCCTTATCCTCTAAGTCCTTCAAGAAATCTGGGTAGTATTGATACCTTTCCCATATTTTTATTACTTCTAAGAGTATTAGTGAAACTGGGTCATAACAATTTCCACCTTCAACACTATAACAATCAGCTATCAGACTTCTCACAAATGTAAAATCTATCAAACTAAACAATAGACGTAATAAACCACCTTTAATACTTCCGTCTTTATCAATATGAATCTTAAATTCTCTGTACACATAACTTGAGAGTAGTCTTTCGGGTTCTTTAGGAAATTCAACTTTTAGCTGGGTTGAAAGTTTTTCAATAGCTTGCCTAACTTCTTTCCTTATATTACTAAGCCAAAACCTCTTTACTTTTTTATTCAAATACATTATCATATCCCCCATGTTCTGAGTTTGCTTTTTAGAATAGGGGTTGGCATGATAAGTGTCAACCTTTATTTTTTTCCATAAGGTGCAAGCATGTATGAACTTTTGGGTTGATTTAATTTTCTATGTCCAATAAAATATACATATATCATTGTTTGCAAGTTCTTAAATTAACTTAATATTCCTATTAGTTCATTAAAAGAATTTTTGCCCTCATATAGTAATCCTGACGCAGAAGAGTTTTTCCAAGAATTATCGAAGAATTTGCATGACTTATTATTTTTTAGAGAGATGCTGGAGAAAGCTTTAATTTATGCAAGATATCATCTAAAAACATTGGGGGATGAATGATGAATAATATTAAGTGGCTGGAATTAACCTTTGCTCAGATTACACCCATTCATATCGGTAAGTATAATTACGGAGTTATTTCAGAAAGCAGAATTTTTATCCCAGGTTTTACAATGTGGGGAGCATTGGTAAATGCCTATGGGTTAAAAAATGGTGCAACAGATGAAATTTATACTGATGCAAAGAAGAAATTTGAATACACTACATGCTTTTATCCCGTTTTGAACGGTGATATATATTTCCCTAAATTTTGTGCAGGCCAACTGTTTTATGCATCTTGTTCCAATGAAAAAAGATACTCAGAACAAGAAATAAAGGTAACGTTTACCGATACATGTGTTTCCACGGCAGTTTCACCTGCTAATAAAGCTGCCAGAGATGAGTCCCTCCATGAAATTGAGGTTTTTCTCAATAGGAGCAAGTACAATACTAACATCTGCGGTATCAATAATATTAATCAAGTTTATTGGAGAGGGCTGATAGGGTTACGTGATTCCAGCTATAGGAATTTTTTATGTAAAGGTCTTGAAATTATTGTTGGTGGAGATGTAAAGTATGGGTTAGGACGATTAAGATTGGAATCAATAAAAGAAATTGGGAAAAGTGAGCTTGAAGCTTGGAATATGAATAAAAATGGATATTTCAGAAATAACGGGAATTCAGTAGCTAATTATGTAGACGTCCGTGGGGCTAAATTACTAAAGGGCAAAGTTGAAACTGTTGTACAATTGGATTACACAAAGGCAATTCCCGAAGGAATTAAAGATAAGGATGAGGAAGCATTTAGTCTGTGTTTTGTTCCGGGAAGTATAGTATCTGAAAAAAATGGCAGTTTGCTAAAACTAAAAAAAGGTGTATTTAGAATTAGTAATTAAGTATAAAGAGATATTGTCGGGTAAGTAACAGAATTATCACGAATTTCGTAAATGACTAAAAAAAACTGTATCGGATTTTTGCCGGTGCAGTTTTTTTATCTAAAGTTATATTCCATAGTTTTTCAAACAGGTTATTTTTTATGCTAATAAACTATATAAATATTGTAGGTATATATATAATCTGATTTATTTGGAGGACAAATATGAAAAAACAGGGTGTAATATTTTGCATAGCAGTAATTGTTCTTATTGCAATAAATATAGTATTAAGGATGGGGGAAAATAAGCCAGAAGAAAAGTGGTCTGAAGATTTAGAAACATCGTATTCCGTTGGTCTTGAAAATATAGATTTTAGCAATGAAATTACAGGCATCTTAAACGAAGGTGTAATAGATGAGATACCCGAATATGAGGATATTTTTGTAGAAGCCTTCAGCACTGTTTCTTATAGCAATGAACTCTTACGATGGGGGATTTCAAGAAGAGGGTATAACGAAATACCTGATGCAGACCCGGGTGCCCCTGAGCTTTTAAGAAAATACGGGGGGGTGTATTTAGGGGATACATCCCAAAACAAAATATACCTTACTTTTGATGAAGGCTATGAAAACGGGTATACCGCCAAAATACTGGATGTATTAAAAGAAAATAATGTGAATGCCATATTTTTTATAACAGGACCTTACTTAAAAGAACATGAAGATTTAGTAAGAAGAATGGTGGAGGAAGGTCACGAAGTTGGAAATCATACTGTACACCATCCTAGTCTTCCAAGCCTTGATGACAAAAAAATAGAGGAGGAAATTTTAGAGCTGGATAAAGCTTTTTATGAAATTTTCGGTAAGAAAATGAAATACCTTAGACCTCCTAAAGGGGAATACAGCGAGAGGACACTGGCCATTACAAAACAACTTGGCTATACAAATCTTTTTTGGAGTTTTGCGTATGATGACTGGCACAGGGACAGAGTGAGGGGCAAGGAGTATGCCTATGAAAAGGTTATGAACAACCTTCATAACGGTGCGGTGATTTTACTTCACGCTGTTTCAAAAGACAACGCTGATGCATTAGATATGATTATTAAAGGAGCCAGGGAAAGAGGATTTGAATTTGGGGATGTAAATGAGCTTTAGTAATGTCTTTAAAGTATTTTAACCATAAAAACATAAAATATAAGAATTTCAAATAAATAAAAACACACTGGTTTAAGTGCACAATTTAACTGTACAAAAAAATGTTGCGGGGAGAGAGTTTATGCCGGGGAAAAAGAAAAAAGAAAGAAAAGCAGAAAAAGGTAAGCGTAGCATAAAGGAAAAAATGAGTGAATTTTTGGAACTTCCAAAGGAAATTGTGCTGGATATTTCAAAAATCACCATGTACGCCAATAACAATATGCTTATTGAAAATTACAAGGGCATTATAGAATACGAAAATGACAGGTTGAGGATAAATACCAAAGACGGAATTATAAAAGTTATGGGGAATAAGCTTTTTATAAAAGAAATAACATCAGAAGACTTGTTGATTTACGGAGATATTACATCTATAGAATTTTTAAAGTAAAAACTTAATTTTTTTTAAGGGAAAAAACTTTATTTGCAAATGGGTGAAACAAAATGTTATTATTAAGATTGTGGAATTATATCAAAGGATATGTTATTATAATTGTTGAGGGATATTTTTTAGAGAAGTTTGTTAATATATGTACAAAAAGACAGATATATTTATGGGAT
The genomic region above belongs to Acetivibrio saccincola and contains:
- a CDS encoding DUF881 domain-containing protein; protein product: MGKSDKRNILLFVFMVLGFLLALQFRSVMSNTSKDAVSTAQTIESLKKELEREKTIGEILKKELEESIVERDTILRNIVEERGSEDINEEWERARILAGLTEVVGDGVVITLNDASEVVSGVSDPLLHDSSLYEVLNEIKKAQPVAISVNGERIISTTEIVCAGPTTRINRNRYAVPYEIKVIGDSKKIREVFLNSSIVVFEFIPNNIRFQIKEEKDIVIPKYSGRIDVLTNAVEVVEE
- a CDS encoding DUF881 domain-containing protein, whose translation is MKNVVRIITMTLVCFSIGIMISWQYKSIANNNQLLVFQRTSIEALQEELIEQQRVNEELEERLKEVNKEIEYYSYAMDDMGKIDRTIKKEMREAQILAGLVDVKGKGVEIVIDSIYGKVFEVDILNIINQLRAWEAQAISVNGERVTALTEFELTEGDRYKINGMYYTIPYVIKAVLPPENIDYLVYMIKNIAEKEMYFEVKIEVKEEIIIPKIKDEGSLLKYVY
- a CDS encoding DUF881 domain-containing protein, translating into MKRVARSISLTIVCLILGTMLSWQYKSISSSKASTAIQNERLEDVRSQLIEERKINEGLRNRNEELQAQLSEYKEAIDDIEKLEQTIIREKERAELIAGLVDVKGAGVVVTIDGDVSVWARRPGGLIDLINELKAAEAQAISIQDERIVAMTEIKIIDISEIHNVNKWIINGRNFSPPFTIKAIGDPDKLDNSLHMIGGILEVLRRSGYRISVEKKDEIIIPAVRDDGSVLKYNLLKPVEE
- a CDS encoding WG repeat-containing protein, which gives rise to MLKKKYYLILVISVLLLCGCSKNIEKKDKEHSAAKENQTIVNETLFSIFNPYAPDSKYGYINKKGEVIVEEQYDLAGEFKEGLAPVRKGGKTIYIDASGREVFELDKKYTGYAFSEGMAPVYDGENNKYGYIDINGKVVIDSSYDHAFGFSEDLAPVIIDGNYGYIDKKGNMVINPAFVFAEGFSEGLAAVTVNKNGEEQGGYINTKGKFVIEPEYEMVFSFSEGLACVKSNGKFGYIDKEGKFAIEPEYEYALSFSEGLAGVFVEGKFGYIDKDGNFAIEPVFYDGLEFSEGLSLVKINDEDLGWGYINKEGKVVIEPGFEHQKAAHYVTSGNFSNGLAKVKGDGLDWGYINKDGEYVWSTKVNSGDVKRTFENKTLEYKNYISSLSKKDYNSVSKAFEKFKELASEDKLENDAMFKSFYRLYQEVNYEIFDTFSSGGYIEEEDLKRNGFVSLSFEEGKYIFSHPDYLKDNFTQYVSEEIKEFILLDSKDKNIRGGFLVTDALLSIGRDELCDLIIDWENYLKKYPNVDWIGEMVNKNIDFYIYLYTSIDLMSFSDMRGETDRAEDILRSYERFLDNYPNSRYYQLIKEYYRVLKRNGVKSTEETREILTKFNIISNDESDEGEKTGTRDEESLRAVENFISALKNKNVSEIKDNISSSGIIVIRNFSSGFGNRGKDVRNKYLFAEIPDNFQFEVADETPIDLCYLFQKAAEYGLDEIPVLNLDEFSFFKDSDVFDLQEISTYNLIDKCSMLPNSLDGTPQIFVIGSKKIVLAETYSEFDGTWAIFENEGGKYYLKIVLNIR
- a CDS encoding transposase; amino-acid sequence: MYLNKKVKRFWLSNIRKEVRQAIEKLSTQLKVEFPKEPERLLSSYVYREFKIHIDKDGSIKGGLLRLLFSLIDFTFVRSLIADCYSVEGGNCYDPVSLILLEVIKIWERYQYYPDFLKDLEDKEKGAQYRYYTGIDAENVPTDATLHNFRDRLGEEKFKDIMNFLVQIFTMVEIISGKILCTDGTLLKAFARYRGCNYMEDCCKCISCPESIVDDVNTSINGAVKEIEEKDKKSAVAVMKMQRPRTEIIQKIIEMVKKKDKDALIENIGTFSIIKLRVIKGTISEFKAHSKYLRSIFGESFKSPDGYSLEVISCAIRLDQNEKLIFKCPKSCKDVSARIGYRRSKDNPSKTEKVFGYKAVIITSIEAEFNLEIPVAVITGSGNISEAQTFVNLHQELKRHVSFKTEYQVLDSGYDYEYVYSYIRNGNGKPIIDYNKRREKLDEKSMKKRGYNQNGYPYAPCGRVCTPNGFDSSRNALKNTCNKQCLKSKDLDKLCKCSYRKNKCGYTKWMTIKELPRLILEIPRGTKKYKKIKALRTSSERTNGYGKEWTGMSNLRLRTLEAYAARVTLCCIVIMLKKIMGLILQATIEHRNPSLAKKLYNKKATSKLKDSA
- the pdaA gene encoding delta-lactam-biosynthetic de-N-acetylase, which produces MKKQGVIFCIAVIVLIAINIVLRMGENKPEEKWSEDLETSYSVGLENIDFSNEITGILNEGVIDEIPEYEDIFVEAFSTVSYSNELLRWGISRRGYNEIPDADPGAPELLRKYGGVYLGDTSQNKIYLTFDEGYENGYTAKILDVLKENNVNAIFFITGPYLKEHEDLVRRMVEEGHEVGNHTVHHPSLPSLDDKKIEEEILELDKAFYEIFGKKMKYLRPPKGEYSERTLAITKQLGYTNLFWSFAYDDWHRDRVRGKEYAYEKVMNNLHNGAVILLHAVSKDNADALDMIIKGARERGFEFGDVNEL
- the yqfC gene encoding sporulation protein YqfC, whose protein sequence is MPGKKKKERKAEKGKRSIKEKMSEFLELPKEIVLDISKITMYANNNMLIENYKGIIEYENDRLRINTKDGIIKVMGNKLFIKEITSEDLLIYGDITSIEFLK